Proteins from one Parvibaculum lavamentivorans DS-1 genomic window:
- a CDS encoding DNA polymerase III subunit gamma/tau, with the protein MNDSVENLAAEEDVPHRPDPATEPGFNLGDVPPAPARAASSGYQVLARKYRPTVFEDLVGQEAMVRTLSNAFETDRVAHAFMLTGVRGVGKTTTARILARALNYEKPGATKGDGSGPTIHMDGLGVHCEAIMESRHVDVMEMDAASRTGIDDIREIIDSVRYLPVSARYKVYIIDEVHMLSKQAFNGLLKTLEEPPAHVKFIFATTEIRKVPVTVLSRCQRFDLRRLSVEELTGLLGSVATKEHVEAEDAALRLVARAADGSARDALSLLDRAISHGENGVLESDVRDMLGLADRARVFDLFDLLMKGDIGGALTELRAQYDVGADPVVVLSDLAELTHWLTRLKLVEGASDDVAMSETERTRGRDMAERLPIRVLSRVWQMLLKGLTEVQGAARPIAAAEMVLVRLAYVADGPGPEELVEQLKSGGSATARSSGPASGASSEGPRAQLRSVSTLRTDFQPAEATPAVAATSPAAVVRTFEDVVALVSKQRDIRLKHALEAGVRLVSFEPGRIEISLLEGTQSTIVSELSDTLSKATGTRWFVSVARGPAPATPTLREQAQTREEAARETARADPLVKAALAAFPGAEIVNVREAGLLLPEGEGLLPPDPDALAALENMEPDE; encoded by the coding sequence ATGAATGACAGCGTGGAAAATCTCGCCGCCGAAGAGGACGTGCCCCACCGGCCCGACCCTGCGACGGAGCCGGGTTTCAATCTCGGCGACGTACCGCCTGCGCCTGCCCGCGCGGCATCCTCCGGCTATCAGGTTCTCGCCCGCAAATACCGGCCGACCGTCTTCGAGGACCTTGTCGGTCAGGAAGCCATGGTACGCACGCTTTCGAACGCGTTCGAAACGGACCGCGTTGCCCATGCCTTCATGCTGACGGGCGTGCGCGGCGTCGGCAAGACGACGACGGCCCGCATCCTTGCCCGCGCGTTGAATTACGAAAAGCCCGGCGCCACGAAGGGCGACGGCAGCGGCCCCACCATCCATATGGACGGGCTGGGCGTGCATTGCGAAGCGATCATGGAATCGCGCCATGTCGACGTGATGGAAATGGACGCCGCCTCGCGCACCGGCATCGACGATATTCGCGAGATCATCGACAGCGTGCGCTACCTGCCGGTCTCGGCGCGCTACAAGGTCTACATCATCGACGAAGTGCACATGCTCTCGAAGCAGGCCTTTAACGGCCTGCTGAAGACGCTTGAAGAGCCGCCCGCGCATGTGAAGTTCATTTTCGCGACCACGGAAATCCGCAAAGTGCCGGTAACGGTTCTTTCGCGCTGCCAGCGCTTCGATCTGCGCCGCCTGTCGGTCGAGGAACTGACGGGACTGCTCGGCAGCGTCGCGACGAAAGAACATGTCGAGGCGGAAGATGCGGCGTTGCGGCTGGTCGCGCGCGCGGCTGACGGCTCGGCACGCGATGCCCTGTCGCTTCTCGACCGCGCCATCTCGCATGGCGAGAACGGTGTTCTCGAAAGCGATGTTCGCGACATGCTCGGCCTTGCCGACCGTGCGCGGGTGTTCGATCTCTTCGACCTTCTGATGAAAGGCGATATCGGCGGCGCGCTGACGGAACTTCGCGCGCAATACGATGTCGGCGCCGACCCCGTGGTCGTTCTCTCCGACCTCGCCGAACTCACGCATTGGCTGACGCGGCTGAAACTCGTCGAGGGCGCGAGCGACGATGTCGCCATGTCCGAAACCGAGCGCACGCGCGGCCGCGACATGGCGGAGCGGCTTCCCATCCGCGTTCTCTCGCGCGTCTGGCAGATGCTTTTGAAGGGGCTGACGGAAGTGCAGGGCGCCGCGCGGCCCATCGCGGCGGCGGAAATGGTGCTGGTGCGCCTCGCCTATGTGGCGGATGGCCCGGGGCCCGAAGAACTTGTCGAACAATTGAAGAGCGGCGGTTCGGCGACGGCGCGCTCGTCCGGCCCGGCATCGGGCGCCTCTTCCGAAGGACCGCGCGCGCAATTGCGCTCGGTCTCGACGCTGCGTACGGATTTCCAGCCGGCGGAGGCGACACCCGCCGTCGCGGCGACATCGCCTGCAGCAGTCGTCCGGACGTTCGAGGATGTCGTGGCGCTGGTTTCGAAGCAGCGCGACATTCGCCTGAAGCATGCGCTGGAGGCGGGCGTGCGGCTTGTGAGCTTCGAGCCGGGCCGCATCGAGATCAGCCTCCTTGAAGGAACGCAGAGCACGATTGTCAGCGAGCTTTCCGATACGCTTTCGAAAGCGACGGGAACCAGATGGTTCGTCTCGGTGGCGCGCGGGCCGGCGCCTGCGACACCGACGCTGCGCGAGCAGGCCCAGACGCGCGAGGAAGCGGCCAGGGAAACCGCGCGCGCCGACCCGCTGGTGAAAGCCGCGCTCGCCGCATTTCCCGGCGCGGAGATTGTCAATGTGCGCGAGGCGGGACTTTTGCTGCCCGAAGGCGAAGGCCTTCTGCCGCCCGATCCCGACGCCCTTGCAGCCCTTGAAAATATGGAGCCCGACGAGTGA
- the recR gene encoding recombination mediator RecR, with protein sequence MAVTGPEIERLIALLSKLPGLGPRSARRAVLQLIKKKETLLGPLAAAMTDAMAKARICSACGNVDTQDPCAICADELRDPHILCIVEEVGDLWALERAGAHKGRYHVLGGVLSALDGVGPDDLNIGRLVERLTGGEVREVVLAMNATVDGQTTAHYITDRISGLGISVSRLAHGVPVGGELDYLDDGTLAAAMKSRRPF encoded by the coding sequence ATGGCCGTCACCGGTCCGGAGATCGAGCGCCTGATCGCGCTGCTGTCCAAGCTGCCCGGCCTCGGACCCCGCTCCGCGCGCCGCGCGGTGCTGCAGCTCATCAAAAAGAAAGAAACGCTGCTCGGGCCGCTGGCGGCCGCCATGACCGATGCCATGGCCAAGGCGCGGATTTGCTCGGCCTGCGGCAATGTCGATACGCAGGACCCCTGTGCCATCTGCGCGGATGAGCTGCGCGACCCGCATATTCTCTGCATCGTCGAGGAAGTGGGCGACCTCTGGGCGCTGGAGCGCGCGGGGGCGCACAAGGGCCGATATCATGTGCTGGGCGGCGTGCTCTCCGCGCTTGATGGCGTCGGGCCGGACGATCTCAATATCGGCAGGCTGGTCGAGCGGCTGACGGGTGGCGAGGTGCGCGAAGTCGTTCTCGCCATGAATGCGACGGTCGACGGCCAGACGACGGCGCATTACATCACCGACCGGATTTCCGGCCTCGGCATCTCCGTCTCGCGGCTGGCACATGGCGTGCCTGTGGGCGGCGAGCTCGATTATCTCGATGACGGGACGCTGGCCGCCGCGATGAAATCGCGACGGCCTTTCTGA
- a CDS encoding YbaB/EbfC family nucleoid-associated protein, whose amino-acid sequence MKNMFDIMKQAQQLQSRMQDMQAELSAAEVEGRAGGGLVSIVMSGKGEIKKVSIDPSLMKAEEHEILEDLIVAAAADAKAKAEAMAAEKMKSVTGGLPLPPGLGL is encoded by the coding sequence GTGAAGAACATGTTCGACATCATGAAGCAGGCGCAGCAATTGCAGTCGCGCATGCAGGACATGCAGGCGGAATTGAGCGCGGCGGAAGTCGAAGGCCGGGCGGGCGGCGGGCTTGTCTCTATCGTCATGTCGGGCAAGGGCGAGATCAAGAAGGTCTCCATCGACCCGTCGCTGATGAAAGCGGAAGAGCACGAAATTCTCGAAGATCTGATCGTTGCCGCCGCCGCCGACGCCAAGGCGAAAGCAGAAGCGATGGCCGCCGAAAAGATGAAGTCCGTAACCGGCGGGCTGCCTCTGCCGCCGGGCCTCGGGCTCTGA
- a CDS encoding DUF6602 domain-containing protein, protein MASNDLFDFMRQETNSLAQEYHRIRARTVEDPGTAGDQGEENWREILDKWLSPTHQVVTRGRILGPDGSASPQVDVLVLSPNYPKALIGKKLYLAGGVVAAFECKNTLKATHIAEAMETSVKIRSLLSARYGSPYKEIFSPIVFGVLAHSHSWSKKTVEETVSQRLFDDDVKFVTHPRGTLDVICVADTATWACLKVPLIGPGQLRPYDENSKKLYGEEGSVVTTYSKFVVDDGTRSEVFTPIGALLQVLYRRMAWEDISMRPLADYFQDVNKKAASGGSSRLWPPYIYSQNVRDKLRDGGLTSEEWSEWSNIFR, encoded by the coding sequence ATGGCGAGTAACGATCTCTTCGACTTCATGCGACAGGAGACAAACTCTCTTGCGCAAGAGTATCACCGAATACGTGCGCGCACTGTTGAAGACCCAGGCACGGCTGGTGACCAAGGCGAAGAGAACTGGAGAGAAATACTCGACAAATGGCTTTCTCCCACTCATCAAGTCGTTACAAGGGGCCGGATTCTCGGACCAGATGGATCGGCCAGCCCGCAAGTGGATGTGCTAGTTCTGAGCCCCAATTATCCGAAAGCTCTGATCGGCAAGAAATTATATCTTGCTGGAGGTGTAGTAGCTGCGTTCGAGTGCAAGAACACTTTGAAAGCAACCCACATCGCTGAGGCAATGGAAACTTCAGTTAAGATAAGATCGCTTTTGTCGGCGAGATATGGTTCCCCCTATAAAGAAATATTCAGTCCTATTGTTTTTGGCGTCTTGGCGCACTCACACTCTTGGTCGAAAAAAACCGTCGAAGAAACTGTTTCACAAAGGCTTTTTGATGATGATGTGAAATTCGTCACTCATCCTCGTGGGACGCTTGACGTGATTTGTGTAGCTGACACAGCCACGTGGGCATGCCTGAAAGTACCGTTGATCGGGCCGGGGCAGCTTAGGCCTTATGACGAAAACAGTAAGAAACTCTACGGAGAAGAAGGCTCTGTTGTCACAACCTATTCGAAATTCGTTGTCGACGACGGTACACGCAGCGAAGTTTTCACCCCGATTGGCGCGCTGTTGCAGGTGCTGTATCGTCGAATGGCGTGGGAAGATATCAGCATGAGGCCGCTTGCTGATTACTTCCAAGATGTAAACAAGAAAGCCGCAAGTGGTGGCTCAAGCCGATTGTGGCCGCCGTATATATATTCTCAAAACGTTAGAGACAAACTTCGAGATGGAGGACTGACCTCAGAAGAGTGGAGTGAGTGGTCAAACATATTTCGATGA